A section of the Carya illinoinensis cultivar Pawnee chromosome 12, C.illinoinensisPawnee_v1, whole genome shotgun sequence genome encodes:
- the LOC122289123 gene encoding uncharacterized protein LOC122289123: MLDMGKTSENRICSSLCFSRTSGLCIAVLVLSLVITFHVSFGLSPFLLSIPILVLSTMFIVTFKKKRVILDDNPMQDEDLICDQKILHGKEVRDTLHEPLLETASQIEATRQQENGLMQEYQDESLPDILFSSDSESSNDSIIGENFDLKLMSSNYMEQDEAISDVSVSDEDDDSLIEISLPGSKSGGLDHEEPKQKPQYSNIHDLLPDSIFQQQSLMELLTEINEMNEEENLIEIDLSKGPHQMFKVRD; encoded by the coding sequence ATGTTGGACATGGGAAAAACATCTGAGAATCGAATCTGTTCCTCCTTGTGCTTCTCCAGAACCTCTGGGCTATGTATTGCAGTCCTTGTTCTTTCTTTAGTTATCACATTCCATGTTAGTTTTGGGTTGTCTCCTTTCCTTCTTAGCATTCCAATTTTGGTTCTATCAACCATGTTCATTGTCACATTCAAGAAGAAAAGGGTGATTTTGGATGATAATCCAATGCAAGATGAGGATCTCATCTGTGACCAGAAAATCCTGCATGGAAAAGAAGTTAGAGACACACTTCATGAGCCATTACTAGAAACAGCTAGCCAGATCGAGGCCACCCGACAACAAGAAAATGGTTTGATGCAAGAGTACCAAGATGAATCGCTTCCGGATATTCTATTTTCATCAGACAGTGAAAGCAGCAATGACTCTATAATAGGTGAAAACTTTGATCTCAAGCTGATGAGTTCCAACTACATGGAACAAGATGAGGCAATCTCAGATGTTTCGGTTtctgatgaagatgatgatagCCTCATTGAAATATCCCTTCCGGGAAGCAAGTCAGGTGGCCTAGATCATGAAGAGCCAAAGCAAAAGCCACAgtactccaatattcatgatcTCTTGCCGGATTCAATTTTCCAGCAACAAAGCTTAATGGAGCTCTTGACAGAGATCAATGAAATGAATGAGGAAGAAAATTTGATCGAGATTGATCTTTCAAAGGGACCCCATCAAATGTTCAAGGTTAGAGATTGA
- the LOC122289850 gene encoding uncharacterized protein LOC122289850, whose translation MEIPEKLLEYRFHIIFALALPLTIVSIVHVAPSFVPVLAYFWPLFLSTALFLFAVIFFGRTSVKGIDVHGDDKAVEGLIDYVAGQPEHSVESFKSE comes from the coding sequence ATGGAGATCCCGGAAAAGCTTCTTGAGTACAGGTTCCACATCATCTTCGCTCTCGCTCTCCCTCTCACCATCGTCTCCATCGTCCACGTAGCACCCAGTTTCGTCCCCGTCTTGGCTTACTTCTGGCCCCTATTTCTCTCCACCGCACTCTTCCTCTTCGCCGTGATCTTCTTCGGCCGGACTTCCGTAAAGGGCATCGACGTCCACGGCGACGACAAAGCCGTAGAGGGACTCATCGATTACGTCGCTGGGCAACCGGAACATTCGGTAGAGAGCTTCAAGTCCGAGTAG
- the LOC122290487 gene encoding uncharacterized protein LOC122290487, translating into MDSSPVPIPPPLEEEDEWDTDGFVIPSLEIGDPDQRKLDAPEVESPKPPSPKAKKEENIYLGPHGAPPSQSKQQEQNSSGRKQRFKQKLKEADRRTSGTVRENKLESLRELVGGGKGTANMEKGTSKDWLDPHCHESQFEKWNHQ; encoded by the exons ATGGACTCGTCTCCAGTCCCAATCCCTCCtccacttgaagaagaagatgagtgGG ATACCGATGGATTTGTGATTCCAAGCTTGGAAATTGGAGACCCAGATCAACGTAAGCTTGATGCTCCAGAAGTAGAATCTCCAAAACCTCCTTCTCCAAAG GCCAAAAAGGAAGAGAATATCTACCTAGGCCCTCATGGAGCACCCCCTTCCCAGTCAAAGCAGCAAGAGCAGAATTCTTCTGGTCGTAAGCAGCGGTTCAAGCAAAAATTGAAGGAAGCAGACAGGAGGACTAGTGGGACAGTTCGGGAGAATAAGTTAGAAAGTCTTCGAGAACTTGTGGGTGGTGGCAAAGGAACTGCCAACATGGAGAAGGGCACTTCCAAGGATTGGCTAGACCCACATTGCCACGAGTCTCAATTTGAAAAGTGGAATCACCAGTGA